A single genomic interval of Natronoarchaeum philippinense harbors:
- a CDS encoding KaiC domain-containing protein, with protein sequence MEAAFADIEGGDTSEFDGSFDDIPDPAADGTDGDADARSGEHGSPSDDASAARDDAADRDESDSGGLFDTDFASALNDAPDMPGSTGGETGPAPGSSSSDPGGFGGGGEFDMATDEFDALEEAGAPGGAGAGGGPGFEEADEDPESDIPRIELGVDGLDAMIQGGVPERALMVAIGSAGTGKTTLGLQFLNRGLRDGERAVYITLEESRRRVIRSATEKGFPFDEYAEAGDLAVVDIDPVEMANSLQSIRSELPRLIDEFGASRLVLDSVSLLEMMYDDRATRRNEIYDFTKSLKRAGVTTLMTSEASQDSSFASRHGIVEYLTDAVFVLQYVRPSDFRETRLAIEIQKIRDANHSRETKPYEITNDGINVYRQANIF encoded by the coding sequence CTGGAAGCCGCCTTCGCCGACATCGAAGGCGGAGATACCAGCGAGTTCGACGGCTCTTTCGACGATATCCCTGACCCAGCAGCCGATGGCACGGACGGTGATGCCGACGCTCGATCCGGCGAGCACGGGTCGCCGTCGGACGACGCCAGCGCTGCACGCGATGACGCAGCCGACCGCGACGAATCCGACAGCGGCGGCCTGTTCGATACGGATTTCGCGTCGGCGCTCAACGACGCCCCCGATATGCCGGGCAGTACCGGCGGCGAGACCGGGCCGGCACCCGGCAGCTCCTCGTCCGACCCCGGCGGCTTCGGCGGCGGTGGCGAGTTCGACATGGCGACCGACGAGTTCGACGCGCTGGAGGAAGCCGGCGCGCCGGGCGGAGCCGGAGCGGGCGGCGGCCCCGGCTTCGAGGAGGCCGACGAGGATCCCGAATCCGACATTCCACGGATCGAACTCGGCGTCGACGGGTTAGACGCCATGATTCAGGGCGGCGTCCCCGAGCGCGCACTGATGGTCGCTATCGGGAGCGCCGGCACCGGCAAGACGACCCTCGGGTTGCAGTTTCTCAACCGCGGGCTGCGGGACGGCGAGCGCGCGGTGTACATTACCCTCGAAGAGTCCCGCCGGCGCGTGATCCGGAGCGCGACCGAGAAGGGGTTTCCGTTCGACGAGTACGCCGAGGCGGGTGACCTCGCCGTCGTCGACATCGACCCCGTCGAGATGGCCAACAGCCTCCAGAGCATTCGCAGCGAGCTGCCCCGACTGATCGACGAGTTCGGCGCCTCGCGGCTGGTGCTCGACTCGGTGTCGCTGCTGGAGATGATGTACGACGACCGCGCGACCCGGCGCAACGAGATTTACGACTTCACCAAGAGCCTCAAACGTGCCGGCGTCACGACGCTGATGACCAGCGAGGCCAGCCAAGACTCCTCGTTTGCCTCCAGACACGGCATCGTCGAGTACCTGACCGACGCCGTGTTCGTCCTTCAGTACGTCCGGCCCTCTGACTTCCGCGAGACGCGGCTGGCAATCGAGATCCAGAAGATCCGCGACGCCAACCACTCGCGGGAAACCAAACCCTACGAGATCACCAACGACGGGATCAACGTCTACCGGCAGGCCAACATTTTCTAA
- a CDS encoding succinylglutamate desuccinylase/aspartoacylase family protein encodes MEETTGHATERVTLARLPSGVEISTTVHRYDGRAAGPTVYVQAAQHGREINGTEVLRRVHDRLLDAELAGTVIAVPVANPVTFDRVSYTAPSPLDQVTPNMNRVWPGDADGSLHQRMAARLWEYVDGADAVVDLHTGSPNMLPHVVYAAGDADAQSLAAAFGTDLLLAEPAGEDAPEEWRKRGFDGKLRVAAAREGITAITPELAHNKQLIDEAVETGVTGLCNVLRSLDVLPGEPVENGAARQARNHSGSVDAEASGLFRVTADVAVGDRIADGTTVGTVYDPGTYEPLQTVRAGRDGVVYALTREATVQAGDRLVGIATVED; translated from the coding sequence ATGGAGGAGACGACCGGCCACGCGACAGAGCGCGTCACGCTCGCGCGTTTGCCCTCCGGCGTCGAGATATCGACGACGGTACACCGGTACGACGGACGGGCAGCCGGGCCGACGGTGTACGTACAGGCGGCCCAGCACGGTCGAGAGATAAACGGGACGGAGGTGCTCAGGCGCGTCCACGATCGACTACTCGACGCCGAGCTCGCCGGAACGGTGATCGCCGTCCCGGTCGCAAACCCGGTGACGTTCGATCGGGTGTCCTACACCGCGCCGTCGCCGCTGGATCAGGTCACACCGAATATGAACCGCGTGTGGCCCGGCGACGCCGACGGCTCGCTCCACCAGCGGATGGCGGCCCGGCTCTGGGAGTACGTGGACGGGGCCGACGCCGTCGTCGACTTACACACCGGGAGCCCGAACATGCTCCCCCACGTCGTCTACGCAGCGGGCGACGCCGACGCCCAGTCGCTGGCCGCCGCCTTCGGGACGGACCTGCTACTCGCCGAGCCTGCGGGTGAGGACGCTCCCGAGGAGTGGCGCAAGCGCGGGTTCGACGGCAAGCTCCGGGTCGCGGCGGCCCGGGAGGGAATCACCGCGATCACGCCCGAGCTCGCGCACAACAAGCAGTTGATCGACGAGGCCGTCGAGACCGGCGTGACGGGGCTGTGTAACGTGCTCCGATCGCTCGACGTGCTACCGGGCGAGCCCGTCGAGAACGGCGCGGCCCGACAGGCGCGCAACCACTCGGGAAGCGTCGACGCCGAGGCGTCCGGGCTGTTCCGCGTGACTGCCGACGTTGCGGTCGGCGATCGAATTGCCGACGGAACGACGGTCGGGACGGTGTACGATCCTGGGACGTACGAGCCGCTCCAGACGGTTCGAGCGGGTCGGGACGGCGTCGTGTACGCGCTCACCAGAGAGGCGACCGTGCAGGCCGGTGATCGGCTGGTGGGGATCGCAACGGTCGAGGATTAG
- a CDS encoding DUF7504 family protein produces the protein MAGRDSRSPNERVCPGVVEPGTNVLVLAAGDDAPGDVCTDLCADDGSPGDVLLVECSRDPVDCLDKLAAHSASGRKRLVAVGDDAELRTTRPRIEAKPIPDPTDLSTLGITISEFLGGSSDGGTTVCFHSLTDLLDRASLERVFRFLHVLTSRVDAADAVAHYHLDPASHSVRDVKTIAALFDATVDRFDGEWVLDRAE, from the coding sequence ATGGCCGGACGTGACTCACGATCTCCCAACGAGCGCGTCTGCCCCGGCGTCGTCGAGCCCGGAACGAACGTGCTTGTCCTCGCCGCGGGCGACGATGCGCCGGGAGACGTGTGTACCGATCTCTGTGCTGACGACGGTTCTCCCGGTGACGTGCTCCTCGTGGAATGCTCGCGCGACCCCGTTGACTGTCTCGATAAACTCGCCGCCCACTCGGCGTCGGGACGAAAGCGCCTCGTCGCTGTCGGCGACGACGCCGAACTGCGGACGACTCGTCCGAGGATCGAAGCCAAGCCGATACCGGATCCGACGGATCTGTCGACGCTCGGTATCACGATCAGCGAGTTTCTCGGCGGGTCGTCCGACGGCGGAACCACCGTCTGTTTTCACTCGCTGACCGACCTGCTCGACCGCGCGTCGCTCGAACGGGTCTTTCGCTTTCTCCACGTGCTGACCTCTCGGGTCGACGCGGCCGACGCCGTCGCGCATTACCATCTCGATCCCGCGAGCCACTCGGTCCGGGATGTCAAGACGATCGCCGCGCTGTTCGACGCGACCGTCGATCGGTTCGACGGTGAATGGGTGCTCGACCGCGCCGAGTAA
- a CDS encoding DUF7503 family protein, which translates to MSNGNSGTVAAFLKDHPRLAGVLFAALVALTQIGSASAAMAGTID; encoded by the coding sequence ATGTCCAATGGTAACAGCGGAACGGTCGCAGCGTTTCTCAAGGATCACCCGCGGCTGGCCGGCGTGCTGTTCGCTGCGCTGGTTGCACTAACCCAAATCGGAAGCGCCTCCGCGGCGATGGCAGGAACGATCGACTGA